One genomic region from Neisseria weaveri encodes:
- the ruvA gene encoding Holliday junction branch migration protein RuvA: MISRLSGKLIEKIPPQIVIDVNGVGYEVDVSMQTFYTLPALNESVQVYTQLIVREDAHLLFGFATSTERATFRQLIKVSGIGAKTALGILSAMNSEELAQAVAQEDLKRLSAVPGIGKKTAERMVLELRGKLITANLDAGLFAQAVPNDETDDIISTLLALGYSEREAKGAVKDIPAGTEVGEGVRLALKNLMK; the protein is encoded by the coding sequence ATGATTAGCAGATTATCCGGCAAACTGATTGAAAAAATACCTCCTCAAATCGTTATAGATGTTAACGGAGTAGGCTATGAAGTCGATGTTTCCATGCAGACATTTTATACCTTACCTGCCCTCAATGAATCCGTACAGGTTTATACGCAACTGATTGTGCGCGAAGATGCACATTTATTGTTTGGGTTTGCAACTTCAACTGAAAGAGCCACATTTCGGCAACTGATTAAAGTCAGCGGTATCGGAGCAAAAACAGCGTTGGGTATTTTATCCGCAATGAACTCGGAAGAACTGGCACAAGCTGTAGCTCAAGAAGATTTAAAAAGATTGTCGGCTGTACCGGGAATCGGTAAAAAAACCGCTGAACGCATGGTATTGGAGCTGAGAGGTAAATTGATTACGGCAAACCTAGATGCCGGTTTATTTGCCCAGGCAGTACCGAACGATGAAACTGACGATATTATCAGTACGCTTTTGGCTTTGGGTTATAGTGAGCGCGAAGCAAAAGGTGCTGTAAAAGACATTCCGGCGGGCACTGAAGTAGGAGAAGGTGTTCGATTGGCATTGAAAAATTTGATGAAATAA
- a CDS encoding MlaA family lipoprotein: MKATKACLTALIMAAASSAWANGTTPDPYEPYNRVMFNINDTADRYVLEPVARGYRAVTPRPVRTGVSNFFNNLRDVVSMGSNLLRLDIKRASEDLVRVGINTTFGLGGLIDIAGAGGVPDNKSTLGDTFASWGWKNSNYFVYPLAGPSTVRDSVGRTIISAYPVQNTFLETPASRVGTTVLGAVDTREKLLDLTSGLNDAALDKYTYTRDLFMQVRARQLGIPPQEETEEINIDDLVGDTASEATSPTPAAKPETELQTSITEAALPSEEYTAFPSENTSESLNTSETLQ; this comes from the coding sequence ATGAAAGCAACCAAAGCCTGCCTGACCGCCTTGATAATGGCCGCCGCATCTTCCGCTTGGGCCAACGGCACCACGCCCGACCCCTACGAGCCATATAACCGTGTTATGTTCAATATCAACGACACGGCCGACCGCTATGTTTTAGAACCTGTTGCCCGCGGATACCGTGCCGTCACACCGCGTCCGGTACGTACCGGAGTAAGCAACTTCTTCAACAACCTGCGCGATGTAGTGAGCATGGGCAGCAACCTGCTTCGCCTTGACATCAAGCGTGCCAGTGAAGACTTGGTTCGTGTCGGCATCAACACCACTTTCGGCTTGGGCGGTCTGATCGACATTGCCGGAGCAGGCGGCGTACCCGACAATAAAAGCACGCTGGGCGACACATTCGCCTCTTGGGGCTGGAAAAACAGCAACTACTTCGTCTATCCTCTGGCCGGCCCGTCAACCGTACGCGACAGCGTAGGCAGAACCATCATTTCGGCCTACCCCGTTCAAAACACCTTCTTGGAAACACCGGCAAGCCGTGTCGGTACAACCGTATTGGGTGCGGTCGATACGCGCGAAAAGCTGCTGGATTTAACTTCCGGCCTGAATGATGCCGCTCTCGACAAATATACCTACACACGCGATTTGTTTATGCAGGTACGCGCCAGACAACTCGGCATCCCGCCCCAAGAAGAAACCGAAGAAATCAATATCGATGATTTAGTCGGTGATACGGCAAGCGAAGCAACAAGCCCGACACCAGCCGCAAAACCTGAAACAGAATTGCAGACTTCAATCACTGAAGCCGCTTTACCGTCTGAAGAATATACGGCTTTTCCGTCCGAAAACACTTCCGAATCGTTAAACACTTCAGAAACTTTACAGTAA
- a CDS encoding TIGR01621 family pseudouridine synthase encodes MLDILFRHPDFAAVHKPAGISVHQEGEAENFCRAVARQLGVKRVWMLHRLDKPTSGVLLFALNAQAASALARMFAERTVRKTYLALSDHKPHKKQGWIKGDMEKSRRGAWKLCRTMSNPAITRFYSTSIAPNLRLFVLQPHTGKTHQLRVAMKSLGSPILGDTLYSGNPADRLFLHAWQLVFTYHETEYCITAEPDNNWPSEISDGLRSILAETH; translated from the coding sequence ATGCTGGACATCCTCTTCCGCCACCCCGATTTTGCCGCCGTACACAAACCGGCCGGTATTTCCGTACATCAAGAAGGAGAAGCCGAAAACTTCTGCCGAGCCGTTGCCCGCCAACTCGGCGTAAAGCGGGTGTGGATGCTGCACCGTCTCGACAAACCCACCAGCGGCGTTTTATTGTTTGCCCTCAATGCCCAAGCCGCTTCCGCACTCGCCCGAATGTTTGCCGAACGCACCGTACGCAAAACCTATCTGGCCCTCAGCGACCACAAACCCCACAAAAAACAAGGCTGGATTAAAGGCGACATGGAAAAATCACGGCGGGGCGCATGGAAACTCTGCCGCACCATGTCCAACCCTGCCATTACCCGGTTTTACAGCACTTCCATTGCCCCCAACCTGCGCCTGTTCGTTTTACAGCCTCATACCGGCAAAACCCACCAATTGCGCGTTGCCATGAAAAGTCTCGGCAGCCCCATACTCGGCGACACGCTTTACAGTGGCAATCCCGCCGACCGGCTATTTCTCCATGCCTGGCAACTGGTATTTACATATCATGAAACCGAATACTGCATTACCGCCGAGCCTGACAACAATTGGCCGTCTGAAATTTCAGACGGCCTCCGCAGCATTTTGGCAGAAACACATTGA
- a CDS encoding MlaC/ttg2D family ABC transporter substrate-binding protein has protein sequence MKKTAFITALSIGVLSIGLAAAAPSDAVNQIRENSVQVLGILKNANGSNDNAVRRKAENYALPYFDFERMTALAIGNPWRKATAEQKQALTKEFQTLLIRTYSGTMLKFKNAKVVIKDQPVVKNNGKEVVVSVEITNPGSKPVNMAFTTYQDGSRYRVYNVAVEGGSLVTVYRNQFNQTISQKGINGLVDELKAKNGSK, from the coding sequence ATGAAAAAAACCGCTTTTATCACTGCATTAAGCATCGGTGTATTGAGTATCGGCCTGGCTGCGGCAGCGCCGTCCGATGCCGTTAACCAAATCCGCGAAAACTCAGTACAGGTACTGGGTATTTTGAAAAACGCCAACGGCAGCAACGACAACGCAGTCCGCCGCAAAGCCGAAAACTATGCATTGCCGTACTTCGACTTTGAGCGCATGACCGCATTGGCCATCGGCAATCCGTGGAGAAAAGCCACCGCCGAACAAAAGCAGGCTTTGACCAAAGAATTCCAAACCCTGCTGATCCGTACTTATTCCGGCACAATGTTGAAATTCAAAAATGCCAAAGTCGTGATCAAAGACCAGCCTGTGGTAAAAAACAACGGTAAAGAAGTCGTTGTATCCGTAGAAATCACCAACCCGGGCAGCAAACCCGTCAACATGGCCTTTACGACCTACCAAGACGGCAGCCGTTACCGCGTCTACAATGTTGCCGTAGAAGGCGGAAGCCTGGTCACCGTTTACCGCAACCAATTCAACCAAACCATCAGCCAAAAAGGCATTAACGGTTTGGTAGACGAATTGAAAGCAAAAAACGGCAGCAAATAA
- the mlaD gene encoding outer membrane lipid asymmetry maintenance protein MlaD, translating to MKKSVLEFWVGLFVLLGVVAIGFLSFRVAGGNLVGGSSGKAYTVYANFTDIGGLKVNAPVKAAGVLVGRVGSIQLDPQSYEAKVSLNLDSKYQFSSDVSAQILTSGLLGEQYIGLLQGGDEANLAAGDTISLTNSAMVLENLIGKFMTNFTEKNADTSPSATE from the coding sequence ATGAAAAAGAGTGTTTTGGAATTTTGGGTAGGTTTGTTTGTCTTACTGGGTGTGGTTGCAATCGGTTTTTTATCGTTCCGAGTTGCAGGCGGCAACCTGGTCGGTGGCAGTTCGGGCAAAGCCTACACCGTTTATGCAAACTTCACCGACATCGGCGGATTAAAAGTCAATGCACCGGTTAAAGCTGCCGGCGTATTGGTCGGCCGCGTGGGCAGCATCCAGCTGGATCCGCAAAGTTACGAAGCCAAAGTCAGCTTGAATTTGGACAGCAAATACCAATTTAGCAGCGATGTTTCCGCCCAAATCCTGACTTCGGGCTTATTGGGCGAACAATATATCGGGCTTCTGCAAGGCGGCGACGAAGCCAATCTTGCCGCAGGCGACACCATTTCCCTCACCAACTCCGCCATGGTTCTGGAAAATCTGATCGGCAAATTTATGACCAATTTTACCGAAAAAAATGCCGACACCAGCCCATCAGCAACCGAATAA
- a CDS encoding peroxiredoxin family protein, translating into MKKILLPVIGLLTAALLAFILWPKAQSAPAFALPDLHGKTVSNADLKGKVTLINFWYPSCPGCVSEMPKLIQTAKDYQGKDFQILAISLPYDPLESVINYTEERQLPFTVMYDGKNETGNAFGVKVAPTSFFINKQGELLKTFVGEPDFNALYQDINAELAK; encoded by the coding sequence ATGAAAAAAATCCTTCTTCCCGTAATCGGCCTGCTGACCGCAGCTTTACTGGCCTTTATCCTTTGGCCGAAAGCCCAATCCGCTCCCGCTTTCGCCTTACCCGATCTTCACGGCAAAACCGTCAGCAATGCAGACCTGAAAGGCAAAGTTACCCTAATTAATTTCTGGTATCCCTCCTGCCCCGGCTGCGTAAGCGAAATGCCCAAGCTGATACAAACCGCCAAAGACTATCAAGGCAAAGATTTTCAGATTTTAGCTATTTCCCTGCCTTACGACCCCTTGGAAAGCGTCATCAATTACACCGAAGAACGCCAATTGCCTTTTACCGTCATGTATGACGGTAAAAACGAAACGGGGAACGCTTTCGGTGTCAAAGTGGCACCTACCTCCTTTTTCATCAACAAACAGGGAGAGTTGTTGAAAACCTTTGTCGGCGAACCGGATTTCAACGCACTCTATCAAGATATCAATGCCGAACTGGCAAAATAA
- the mlaE gene encoding lipid asymmetry maintenance ABC transporter permease subunit MlaE — protein MNFIQNIGRNTLSFIQALGSVFLFFIQILAKSGTALTRFRLSIRQVYFAGVLSVLIIAVSGLFVGMVLGLQGYTQLAKFKSADVLGYMVAASLLRELGPVLAAILFASSAGGAMTSEIGLMKTTEQLEAMNVMAVNPVARVVVPRFWAGVISMPLLASIFNVAGIFGAYLIGVKYLGLDGGIFWSQMQSNISFQYDVMNGLIKSAVFGVAVTLIAVHQGFHSVPTSEGILRASTRTVVSSALTVLAIDFILTALMFTE, from the coding sequence ATGAACTTCATTCAAAACATCGGGCGTAACACGCTCAGTTTTATTCAGGCACTCGGCAGCGTGTTTCTGTTTTTCATACAGATACTCGCCAAGTCGGGAACCGCACTGACACGGTTCCGCCTAAGCATCCGCCAAGTTTATTTCGCCGGCGTACTGTCGGTTTTGATTATTGCCGTCTCCGGCCTTTTTGTCGGCATGGTACTCGGCCTGCAGGGCTACACCCAATTGGCCAAGTTTAAATCTGCCGACGTATTGGGCTATATGGTTGCCGCTTCACTGTTGCGCGAACTGGGGCCGGTATTGGCCGCCATCTTGTTTGCCAGCAGCGCAGGAGGAGCCATGACCAGCGAAATCGGTTTGATGAAAACCACCGAACAACTCGAAGCAATGAATGTGATGGCGGTCAATCCCGTTGCACGCGTTGTTGTTCCGCGATTTTGGGCAGGCGTGATTTCCATGCCTTTACTGGCTTCTATTTTTAACGTGGCCGGTATTTTCGGTGCCTATTTGATCGGCGTGAAATATTTAGGCTTGGACGGCGGTATTTTCTGGTCGCAAATGCAAAGCAATATTTCTTTTCAATACGATGTTATGAACGGCTTAATCAAGTCGGCGGTATTCGGTGTAGCCGTTACCCTGATTGCTGTTCACCAAGGTTTTCACAGCGTGCCCACATCCGAAGGCATCTTGAGGGCCAGCACCAGAACCGTCGTTTCTTCCGCCCTGACCGTATTGGCGATTGATTTTATTTTAACTGCTTTAATGTTTACCGAGTAA
- the aroG gene encoding 3-deoxy-7-phosphoheptulonate synthase AroG: protein MTQHKIDDVRIKEINELLPPIAHLYELPITDTASELVHRTRQEIARLVHGQDNRLLVIIGPCSIHDPKAAIEYAQRLLPLRKKYEKELLIVMRVYFEKPRTTVGWKGLINDPHLDGTFDINFGLRQARKLLLELNNMGMPASTEFLDMITPQYYADLISWGAIGARTTESQVHRELASGLSCPVGFKNGTDGNLKIAIDAIGAASHPHHFLSVTKAGHSAIVRTGGNPDCHVILRGGKEPNYSSEHVQAASAELVKAGVTPKLMVDFSHANSRKDYKRQMEVAEDVAQQIRNGENNIMGVMVESHLVEGRQDKPEVYGQSITDACIGWGSTETLLDLLAEANRNRI, encoded by the coding sequence ATGACCCAACATAAAATTGACGACGTAAGAATCAAAGAAATCAACGAATTACTCCCGCCCATCGCCCACCTGTACGAATTACCGATTACCGATACCGCTTCCGAGCTGGTTCACCGTACCCGTCAGGAAATCGCCCGACTGGTACACGGTCAAGACAACCGCCTGCTGGTCATTATCGGCCCCTGTTCCATCCACGACCCCAAAGCTGCCATCGAATACGCACAACGCCTGCTGCCCCTGCGCAAAAAATATGAAAAAGAGCTGCTGATTGTCATGCGTGTTTACTTTGAAAAACCGCGTACCACAGTCGGCTGGAAAGGTCTGATCAACGATCCGCACCTCGACGGCACCTTCGACATCAATTTCGGCCTGCGTCAGGCGCGCAAACTGCTGTTGGAACTCAACAATATGGGCATGCCGGCTTCAACCGAGTTTCTCGACATGATCACACCTCAATACTATGCCGATCTGATTTCATGGGGCGCAATCGGTGCGCGCACGACCGAGAGCCAAGTTCACCGCGAGCTGGCCTCCGGCCTGTCTTGCCCCGTCGGGTTCAAAAACGGCACCGACGGCAACCTGAAAATCGCTATTGACGCCATCGGTGCGGCTTCCCATCCGCACCACTTCTTATCGGTAACCAAAGCCGGACATTCCGCCATCGTCCGCACCGGCGGCAACCCGGACTGCCATGTTATCCTGCGCGGCGGTAAAGAACCGAATTACAGCAGCGAACACGTCCAAGCCGCTTCGGCCGAACTGGTTAAAGCAGGCGTAACGCCCAAGCTGATGGTCGATTTCAGCCATGCAAACAGCCGCAAAGACTACAAACGCCAAATGGAAGTGGCCGAAGATGTGGCACAGCAAATCCGCAACGGTGAAAACAACATCATGGGCGTAATGGTTGAAAGCCACTTGGTCGAAGGCCGTCAAGACAAGCCCGAAGTGTACGGCCAAAGCATTACCGACGCCTGCATCGGTTGGGGCTCTACCGAAACCCTGCTGGATCTTTTGGCTGAAGCCAACCGCAACCGCATATAA
- a CDS encoding STAS domain-containing protein — protein sequence MNSEIRDGILYIQGEVTVKTVTTPAYTQFEQQCRLKNINMIDGSGVTRADSTCISLLLTALRLKSDMRFRNIPESVAALADLYEIKDWVKQ from the coding sequence ATGAACAGTGAAATCCGGGACGGCATTCTCTATATTCAAGGCGAGGTAACGGTCAAAACCGTCACCACGCCTGCCTATACGCAATTCGAACAGCAATGCCGTCTGAAAAATATCAATATGATCGACGGTTCCGGGGTAACGCGTGCGGACTCAACCTGTATCTCACTCTTGCTGACGGCCTTGCGCCTGAAATCCGACATGCGCTTTCGCAATATACCCGAATCCGTAGCCGCACTGGCCGATCTCTACGAAATCAAAGACTGGGTAAAACAATGA
- a CDS encoding ComEA family DNA-binding protein yields MKRYLLGLAGVLLSALSLAAVNINTATAEELKALPGIGPAKAEAIVAYRSANGPFKAVEDLKKVKGIGEGVYGRLKDEATVAEVKKKEAKPLAKKDGSKKP; encoded by the coding sequence ATGAAACGATATCTGTTGGGTTTGGCCGGAGTGCTGCTGTCGGCGCTGTCCTTGGCGGCGGTGAACATCAACACCGCAACGGCGGAGGAATTGAAGGCGCTGCCGGGTATCGGTCCGGCGAAGGCGGAGGCGATTGTGGCCTACCGCAGTGCGAACGGTCCGTTCAAAGCGGTGGAGGACTTGAAGAAGGTGAAGGGGATAGGCGAAGGCGTGTACGGCCGTCTGAAGGATGAGGCGACGGTGGCGGAGGTGAAGAAGAAGGAGGCGAAGCCGCTGGCGAAGAAAGACGGAAGCAAAAAACCTTAA
- a CDS encoding ABC transporter ATP-binding protein encodes MTTPFIEMKDVAFAYGDRPILKNISFHIQQGHFAAIMGGSGSGKTTLMRLITGQIHPQQGQVLIEGRDLAKFGADELYEHRRRMGVLFQHGALFTDLSVYDNIAFPMRELTKLPEEIIRDFVILKLNAVGLRGVEKLMPSELSGGMARRVALARTIALDPELMLFDEPFTGLDPISLGVIAHLISRINKALRSTSVMVSHDIEQSLAVVDQIIFLAHGEIVFSGSPEEMRRQDSPWVKQFIGGLADGPVAYRYPAQTSLQQDLLR; translated from the coding sequence AAGATGTGGCATTCGCCTACGGCGACCGCCCGATACTGAAAAACATCAGCTTTCACATCCAACAAGGCCACTTTGCCGCCATCATGGGTGGCTCCGGCAGCGGCAAGACCACCTTAATGCGTCTGATAACCGGACAAATCCACCCGCAGCAAGGCCAAGTGCTGATTGAAGGCCGTGACTTGGCCAAGTTCGGCGCAGACGAACTTTACGAGCACCGCCGCCGTATGGGCGTACTGTTCCAACACGGCGCACTGTTTACCGACTTGTCGGTTTACGACAATATCGCTTTTCCCATGCGAGAATTGACCAAGCTGCCGGAAGAAATCATCCGCGATTTTGTCATCTTGAAACTAAATGCCGTCGGCTTGCGCGGCGTAGAAAAACTGATGCCGTCTGAACTATCAGGCGGCATGGCCAGACGCGTGGCTTTGGCCAGAACCATTGCGCTAGACCCCGAGTTGATGCTGTTTGACGAACCGTTTACCGGCCTGGATCCGATTTCATTAGGCGTCATCGCACATTTAATCAGCCGCATTAACAAGGCGTTGCGCTCTACCAGCGTGATGGTTTCGCACGACATCGAGCAATCGCTGGCAGTTGTCGACCAAATAATTTTTCTGGCACACGGTGAAATCGTGTTCAGCGGCAGCCCGGAAGAAATGCGCCGACAAGATTCGCCATGGGTCAAACAGTTTATCGGTGGTTTGGCAGACGGGCCGGTTGCCTATCGCTATCCGGCACAAACCAGCCTGCAACAGGATTTGTTGAGGTAA
- a CDS encoding formate--tetrahydrofolate ligase: MTYKTDAEIAQSSTMRPIGEIAAKLGLTEKQFEPYGHYKAKINPADAFALPKKQGRLILVTAINPTPAGEGKTTVTIGLADALRYIGKDSVIALREPSLGPVFGVKGGAAGGGYSQVLPMEDINLHFTGDFHAIGAANNLLAAMLDNHIYQGNALNIDPKRVLWRRVVDMNDRQLRNIIDGMGKPTDGVMRPDGFDITVASEVMAVFCLAKDLIDLKERLGNILVAYSKDGSPVYARDLKANGAMAALLKDAIKPNLVQTIAGTPALVHGGPFANIAHGCNSVTATRLARHLGDYAVTEAGFGADLGAEKFCDIKCRLAEMKPDAAVVVATVRALKYNGGVERTNLGEENLEALKKGLPNLLKHISNLKNVFGLPVVVALNRFVSDTDAELSLIQTACAEHGVEVSLAEVWGKGGAGGADLAHKVVNAIENQPNNFQFAYETDQSIPEKIRAIAQKIYGAEDVDFSSEALAEIASLEKLGLDKLPICMAKTQYSLSDDAKLLGCPQGFRITVRGITVSAGAGFIVALCGNMMKMPGLPKVPAAEKIDVDANGVIRGLF, encoded by the coding sequence ATGACCTATAAAACCGATGCAGAAATTGCCCAATCTTCCACCATGCGCCCGATTGGCGAAATCGCCGCCAAACTCGGCCTAACCGAAAAACAATTCGAGCCTTACGGCCACTATAAAGCCAAAATCAACCCGGCCGACGCATTCGCACTGCCGAAGAAACAAGGCCGTCTGATTTTAGTAACCGCCATCAACCCAACCCCGGCCGGCGAAGGCAAAACCACCGTTACCATCGGCTTGGCCGATGCATTGCGCTACATCGGCAAAGACTCCGTGATTGCCTTACGCGAACCCTCACTCGGCCCCGTATTCGGCGTCAAAGGCGGTGCGGCAGGCGGCGGTTATTCGCAAGTTTTGCCGATGGAAGACATCAACCTGCACTTCACCGGCGACTTTCATGCCATCGGCGCTGCCAACAACTTATTGGCAGCCATGTTGGACAACCATATTTATCAAGGCAACGCCCTAAATATCGATCCCAAACGCGTATTATGGCGCCGTGTTGTCGATATGAACGACCGCCAACTGCGCAACATCATCGACGGCATGGGCAAACCCACCGACGGCGTGATGCGCCCCGACGGCTTCGATATTACCGTTGCATCCGAAGTAATGGCCGTATTCTGCTTGGCCAAAGACTTAATCGACCTGAAAGAACGCCTGGGCAATATTTTGGTTGCCTATTCCAAAGACGGCAGCCCGGTTTACGCCCGCGACCTGAAAGCCAATGGTGCTATGGCGGCTCTATTGAAAGACGCCATCAAACCCAATTTGGTACAAACCATCGCCGGCACGCCCGCATTGGTACACGGCGGACCGTTTGCCAACATCGCCCACGGCTGTAATTCCGTTACCGCCACCCGTTTGGCACGCCATTTAGGCGATTATGCCGTTACCGAAGCCGGATTCGGCGCAGACTTAGGTGCGGAAAAATTCTGCGACATCAAATGCCGTCTGGCCGAAATGAAACCAGATGCCGCCGTCGTGGTCGCTACCGTACGGGCTTTAAAATACAACGGCGGCGTAGAGCGCACCAATCTGGGCGAAGAAAATCTAGAAGCATTGAAAAAAGGTCTGCCCAACTTGCTCAAACACATCAGCAACCTGAAAAACGTATTCGGTCTGCCTGTTGTGGTTGCACTAAACCGCTTCGTTTCCGATACCGATGCCGAACTGTCTCTGATTCAGACGGCCTGTGCCGAACACGGCGTAGAAGTATCACTGGCCGAAGTTTGGGGCAAAGGCGGTGCCGGCGGCGCGGATTTAGCACACAAAGTAGTCAACGCCATTGAAAACCAACCCAACAATTTCCAATTTGCTTACGAAACCGATCAAAGCATTCCCGAAAAAATCCGTGCCATTGCCCAAAAAATCTACGGTGCAGAAGATGTCGATTTCAGCTCTGAAGCTTTGGCCGAAATTGCCTCCCTTGAAAAACTGGGCTTAGACAAACTGCCAATCTGTATGGCGAAAACCCAATATTCATTGAGCGACGATGCCAAACTGTTAGGCTGTCCGCAAGGCTTCCGCATTACCGTACGTGGCATTACCGTATCCGCCGGCGCAGGCTTTATCGTGGCACTGTGCGGAAACATGATGAAAATGCCCGGCCTACCGAAAGTACCGGCAGCAGAGAAAATCGATGTCGATGCCAACGGTGTCATCCGCGGATTATTCTAA
- a CDS encoding acyl-CoA thioesterase, translating to MTVITVRSYHLDGYGHVNNARYLEFLEEARWAFFGQHDLLPKLGNILLVVSRIDIRYLRAATEHQVLHIRTQIPNMAEKAILLRQTITRGDTGKTVAEADVTLKPVNPQTGRTTALPDELIRTLNLLGESL from the coding sequence ATGACCGTCATCACCGTACGCAGCTACCACCTTGACGGCTACGGCCACGTCAACAACGCGCGCTACCTTGAATTTCTCGAGGAAGCGCGTTGGGCGTTTTTCGGGCAACACGATTTATTGCCCAAGCTCGGCAATATTCTGCTGGTGGTCAGCCGCATCGATATCCGCTATCTTCGCGCAGCAACGGAACATCAGGTTTTACACATCCGCACCCAAATCCCAAACATGGCGGAAAAAGCCATCTTGCTCCGGCAAACCATCACCCGCGGCGATACCGGCAAAACCGTTGCCGAAGCGGATGTCACACTCAAACCGGTCAACCCGCAAACAGGCCGCACAACCGCCCTCCCCGACGAATTAATCCGCACATTAAACCTACTTGGCGAATCTCTATGA